The Halomonas qaidamensis genome includes the window AATACCGTCTGGGCGGATCTCTAGCGCACGTTGAAACATACGCTCAGCGGTATCGCTATTGCCAAAGCCTAACGGCCTACCTGGCGCACGATCATAAAGCGCACCAAGTGTGACATACGCCGACCCATTGCCACCCTGTGGGTCAAGCTCAATCGCCCGCTCCAACACATCGCGGGCATCGCCTGCAGTGCCTAATGCACCAAGCCCGCCACGTTCACGGGCATAAGACGCCAATATAATGCCTTGCCAAATCAGCACGTCCGCTTGATCAGAATGTTGGCTAGCAAGTTGCTCAGCCTCACTAGCAAGCGCTTTCAACGTACTCTCGCGCTCGTTAGCAGGCATTTCAGTGACGGTGTGTTCCCAGCGGTTTTTTAATGAAAATACCTCGCCTTCATAAGCCGACACGCTTAATGGGGCTAGCGCCAGCGCGCTGCCTAACGCCGCAGCAATGAGTAAGCGAGAAAAAGGCGTTGTATGCATAATGAGCTCCTGATTTATTTTTATGCTTTTCTAGCAAGTAATACGGTTAGTTTTGGGATTTAAAGCCCTCACCACACAATGTAACGAACGTTTGAATGAATCGCCAATAAATATGAGCTTTGTGAACAACACTCTCATTAGCGTAAGCTGGTACTCTTTATGGAGGTGGAAACCGCAATGAAAGGCCGCAACATGACGCGCTGGCGCGATCCAGCAAAAGACCCGCGCCAAGAACCTAAGAGCAACCTGATCACCGCAGAGGGCGCAGCTCGCTTGCGCGCTATTCTGGATCACCTATCACGGGTTAAACGTCCTGCTATTTCGGCCAAAGTCGGTGAAGCCGCCGCCCAGGGCGACCGCAGTGAAAATGCCGATTACACTTATAATAAAAAAGAGTTAAACCGCGTTATTGCGCGCATTGGTTACCTAACCAAGCGGTTGGACGAACTGCAAATTGTTGATCGCCTGCCCGCTGATACCAGCAAGGTTTTTTTCGGCGCGTACGTAAGTTTGGAAGATCAAAAGGGGGAGCACGTTCATCTTAGAATTGTTGGCCACGACGAAATCGACACTAAAAAACGCTGGATCAGTATCGATGCCCCCATGGCCAAAGCGCTACTGGGGAAAGAAGTAGACGACGATATTACCGTGCTCACACCCAATGGCGAGACGTTCTACACTATCACGGAGATTCGCTATCAGGGCATGTAACCACCGTCTACGTTAATGCGTTTGGGCTACCCTTCTAACGCGTAATCTACCGTGGTGACAACTCTGATTCGTTTGATATGGGGGGTATAGCTATCTAGATCCTCAATAGAAAAGTAGCCCTGGGTCGCTTGGCGTATTCCCCCTACCCCACTGCCAGAATCTTCTGCAAACTGCTGAGCCGCGTTGCGCGCATCTGCCGTCGCTTCAGCAATCATGTCAGGCTTAATGGCGTCTAGTCCGGTAAACAAAAACTCGGTGCGGTATTCATAGCTAGGCGATAACAGCACACCTTGCCGTACCAACGCTGTGGCCTGGGGCACCGCCTCTATCACACCACTAACATTATCAGTACGTAGCAGCAATGTGGCCTCAGCGCGATAGCGCTCATCTGGGCGCTCGCCACCATACATATTGCTAAATTGATCAGTAATACGCGGTGGCGTGACGCTGACGTTGCCCATATCAAAACCACGGGACTCCAGAAACTGGCGAACTAACTGCTCGTTGCTGGAAAGCTGCTGCTCCAAGTCAGAAAGCGAATTAGCATTGACGGTATAGTTCAGCGGCCATAACACCATATCCGCCGCTACTTCGCGCTCGGCCAAACCACGTACAGTGACGCTGCGTGAGGCTTGCTGCCAAACTTCAGCTGCGCCTTTAAAGTAACTGCCGCCCCATACCAGTCCCAACGCTAACAAACCGCCTAATAGTAAGGCGCTACCAACAATGGCCGTCGTACGAACGTTTGCTGACATGTCACTCTCCTTCACACGTGAAGCCGAAACACGGCTAGCTACCTTGCATCATAGACGCAAACTAATAAGCGATTACACTCGTTATTTAGCAGCCCGATACACTTTAAAGCGCCGATTATCTGCCAGAACCTCAAAGTCTTGAAAGACCCGCTGCAGGTGATCGGGATAAGGCAAGAAGCCATTCGCGACAATCACCAAGCGCCCGCCCGCCCGCAGATGCGGGGGGGCTTCGCTGATCAAACGGTGACTTGGCCCATAGGTGATCTCTCGCTCCTGGTGAAACGGCGGATTACTGATGATCAGATCAAACTGCTCATTCTCAAGCGCTGAATAAACATCGCTCTCAAGTACCCGGCCGCTCAACTGGTTGGCTGCTAACGTTCGGCGGCACGCTTCTACTGCAAACGCGCTAACATCCACAGCGGTGACTTGGTGGCCTCGCTGAGCTAACCAAGCACTAATAATGCCGTCGCCGCAGCCCACATCCAGTACGTTGAGCGGCTTTTTGGACAAGCTAGCCTCGATGCTTTCGAGCATCAAACGCGTGCCCTCATCCACCTTGCCGTGACCAAAGACACCAGGATGGCTAACCAATTTTAAATCCAGCGCTTCAAAGGTTTGCCAAGCGTTAACCGGCGGCTCCATCGCTATCGTGCGAGTGGCAAACAGTGAGCAACGCCGCGCGTTATCGAGCTTATCGCAGCGCATGCCCAGCTCGCTCAGTATCTTTGGCACGCGCTTGATGCCGCCTTGGTGCTCACCCACCACATCAAGCGGAGTGTTTTCTGGCAATACATTGCACAACCATGTCAACCACCAAATTCCCAGCTGATGGGCTTTCGGCCAGAACAGCACTACCTGCCCAGCCTGCTCAACAAACGGAGCATCAAACGGGCTAGCGGCGGATTTACCACTGGATGCCCACTGCTCGCGCAGCGCTACATCCCCACTGATCATGGCTGTTGAATGAGCTTGCAGCCAACCATCAGCAGGCGGTGCAACGGGCCATAAATGAGCCGATTGACCATAGAAACGTTCAAGAAGTTGGCAAGCGGGCAGTTGAGCGCTCATACATCAGCCTCGGGTTTAGTGAAGGTATAAAGTAAATAGCGGCCTAGCCGCCAGTGAGGGTCTTGGCGACAATACTGCTTTTCAAGCGCCAGCAGCGTTGCCTGCTCGCTCCCTTCCGTGGAAGGATGGCGCAAATAATCTTGAAAAATTCGAATTCCGGCAACGCCTTCCATGACAAGGCCATTATTTACTGCCCACTGGCACATTTCATCGTGGGTGACCGGGGAAATCGGCGTCAAGCGCTGGCGCTTACCCTTGCCTTCCAACTGATCGCTCAACGCTTTTTTTAAGTTGCCTTTAACGACATTAGAAAAACGTAAGGCATCGCGGTTAAACACCATCAAACTTAACTGCCCACCTGGGGCGAGCAGACTTGCAAGCGTTTGCACAGCCTGCTCAGGCTCTCCTAGCCACTCAAGCACGGCGTGACAGGTGATGAGCGGCCAAGGCCCAGGCGCTTGCTGCGGCAGCAACTGAAGTGGCGCGGCAAGGTAGCGAAGCTGTTCTACCGGCCAAGCGCCTGCAGCACTTCGCTCTGCATGCCACGCGCTGGCATGGGCCAGCATATCTTGAGAGGGTTCGGCCATGGTGACCGCGTGTCCGCGCTCAGCAAACCACCCCGAGAGCTGTCCTAAACCACCACCCACATCAAGCACAGGCTGCTCGGTTAAATGCAGCATTTGCGGCAGCAAATAATCAAGCATTGCTAGGCGCAGCTCGCCACGGGGCGCTTGATAGAGCGAACGCGAGAACTTATCGACCAAACCGTCGAAATAGCGGTCACCCGCCTGGGTTAGCTCATAGCTTGTTGAGGTGGGGATTGAATGCATGTCCGCCCGCGCTTCAGATAAAGGGCGGCTAGTTTACCCTGTATATCGGCAGCGTTCTAACCAGTTTCATGCGATAAAAAAACCGTGGCCTCTCCACGTTTTTCAGCGCCTTATTGGCGTTATTGGCAAGGCGTTGTTACCTTTTAATTAGCCAGAGCATGTCGTTATCACGGAAGAGAGACACCATCACGGAAGAGAGGTTCTCATGATAGAAAACCTTACGACAGTAAATATAGTAATCGGGTTGTTAGGCATCAGCCTTATCATACTGGGTAATTACGATGCGATTAAAACAACGCTGTCGGCATCCCGTTCAGGCCCCTTTACTAATCGATTTATCAGTCAAATTTGGGCAGTGCTTCTTTACTTCCACCAACGTCGCTCAAATCACAAAATGCTGGCCTCAACGGGCCCATGGATGACCGTTGGCCTCATGGTCACTTGGCTGGTAGTTATTTTACTGGGCTGGTGGCTGTTATTTTCTGCCTCGCCACTAGCGGTCGTTAATGCAGAAACAAAACAACCAGCAGACGCTATCGAAAGGCTCTACTACGCAGGCTATACCATTACCACACTGGGCTATGGTGACTTCGTGCCTAGCACAAATAGCTGGCGTATTGCGCCAATAGCAGCAGCGGCCAATGGCTTTTTTCTATTCACACTGACCATCACTTATATGCTGAACATCGTGGCCAATGTAACCGAAAAACGGCAAATTGCGCTCACTATCAGTGCGCTAGGCGAAACACCCTGGCAAATTCTGGAAGCCACCCATGACAACGGCAACTTTCAAAGCCTCAGTCAACAGCTTCAATCGCTCCAAGCTTCTATCGGAAAGCTAGGCCAGCAACACCTCGCCTACCCTATTCTTCACTACTACCATGCCACAGAACGCAGTAAGTCACTCGCTTTAGCGCTAACACGCCTTTACCAAGCGCTAATCATCGCCAAGGTAAGCTGCCACGATATAGACAGCACCGCCAAGCAGCAGCTGACTACCAGCATAAAAATAATAGAGAGTTTTATAGCAACGCTAGACAGCGCGTTCATTACCGCCGTGAAGGAACTGCCAGAACTACCTAAGCTTGATACCTATCAGCAGTTGTCTGGTATTGCGGCCTCTCAAAGCACGTTACAAAAACATCTTTCCAGCGAAAACCAAAAAGTGTTGGCCGCTTACGTTCATAAAGATGGCTGGGCCTGGGAGGATGTTTGGCGCACCTGACACTGCCAGTCATCATGCTGTTCCATGGCAGCCGCCAGCTGTAGCAGCTGTTTGTCTTCACCAAGGCGCCCCACCACTTGCACACCAACCGGTAGACCATTTGCCGCCACATGAAAAGGCACTGACATAGCAGGCTGCCCGGTAAGGTTCGCCAGCTGGGTAAACGGCGTGCGGCTAAGCGCATCCACTGCTAAGCGCTTCAGCATGCCCGCTTTTAATGCCAGTGATGGCACACCTGGAACAGCCAACAACGACATTAGCCGCTCACGGGCGGCAGAAGGATAAAGCTCACCTATCGCAGGGGCAGTATCCGCCGCTACCGGCAATACCAACGCATCATAGCGCTGGTGAAACCGGCTCATCTGCTCGCTGGCCGTATGCCAATAGCGCTTAGCCAGCTCGTAATCACGCGCTGAAAGCTTAGCGCCCAGCCTACCAATAGCGCGGGTAGAAGGCTCAATCGCTAGCCGATGCACCGGCACGCCGGTTTGCTGGCTTACCCATTGAAGGTCAGCAGCTAAATGGCCTAGATACAGCGTCAGATAGCTGTCCGCCAACGCTTCGCCATCCACTGGTGGGTCACACCACTCCACCTCATGTCCCAACTCGGTCAGCGCCTTGGCGGATTTTTCAACGGCTATTTTTATATCTGCACTTATCTGGGTACCCAGGCCATGACTCAAAAAACCACCCATCGACACGGCGATACGCAGTGGCTTAGCAGAAGATGACAACGCCGCCACATATCCCGTTTCACGAGGTACTGGATAAGGGCCGGAAGGTGCCATGCCGTTGATCTGCTCTAACAGCGCCGCACTATCGCGCACACTTCGGGTGATAGCATGCTCTATCACCGCACCCTGCCATACTTCTCCGTGGGCAGGCGCTAACGGCACCCGCCCACGGGAAGGTTTAAAACCGAACAAACCACAATAACTGGCAGGAATGCGGATAGAACCACCGCCATCGCCTGCCAGTGCAATAGGCACCATCCCGCTGGCGACCGCCGCTGCGGCACCACCGCTTGAGCCGCCAGGAGAATAACCCTTACGACACGGGTTGTACGGGTGGGGAAATGCCTTAGGTTCCGTAATCCCCATTAGCCCTAACTCCGGCGTTGCGGTTTGCCCCATCACCACTAACCCAGCCTCACGCACACGCCGAATAAGCAGTGAATCTTCTTTAGGGCACCACGCTGACAGCGAGGCGCTGCCAAACGCCAGCGGCTCGCCAGCTAGAGCCATTAATAAATCTTTACTTAGCGTTGGAACTCCAGCAAACACCGCGCTTTCCAGCACTTGGTCACACTCGTGTTTAGCTTTGTCGAAGCGTGTTCTCACTACTGCATGCAGAGACGGATTAAGCGTTTCAATTGCCGCCACCGCTGCATCAAACACCTCTGACTGGCTTACCTCTCGACGGCGAATCAGCTCAGCAAGACCGGTGGCATCGTACTTCTGGTAGTCCTCAGGATGCATCGCATTAACTCCGTTTAATTAACAACGACGCTTTATGTGCATCTAGCGTCGCTTAATGACAATCGCTATCTCGCTATCTCTCCATACTTAAGTACGTTATTCATAGCTACTGTCAAGGAGCGGCCAATGAACCGCAACGTTATTTTAACCTGTGCTGTCACCGGCGCAGGCGATACCACTGGCAAAAATCCCCATGTGCCTATCACGCCCCAACAGATCGCGAACGACTGTATTACCGCCGCGAAAGCGGGTGCCAGCGTTGCGCATATTCATGTACGGGACCCTAACACCGGCGGTATCAGCCACTCTCTTGATCACTTTCGCGAAGTAATGGAACGCGTACGCGAAGCGAATGTGGATATCGTCATGAATATTACCGCTGGCGGTGGCGGTGATTGGATTCCCGACCTCCAAGATCCTACCCGCGGTGGCCCCGGCACAGATATCCAGACGCCTGCCCAACGCCATGAACCTGTAGGCGAACTATTGCCTGAACTCTGCACCCTAGACTGCGGTAGCCTCAACTTTGGCGATATGGTCTACGTTAATCCTGCCGACTGGCTACGCGAGCATGCTCGCTTGGTACAAGCTGCTGGCGTTAAACCAGAGCTAGAGTGTTTTGACTTAGGCCATGTCTGGTTCGCCAGGCAGTTACAACAAGAAGGCCTGATTGATGGTGACCCTCTTTATCAGCTTTGTTTAGGCATTCCCTGGGGCGCTGAAGCCGATACAGAAAGTATGCTGGCGATGCGCAACAAGCTCCCAGAAAACGCCCATTGGGCAGCCTTCGGCATCGGTCGCCATCAGATGCCTATGGCAGCTCAAGCGATACTACTAGGCGGCCATGCCCGCGTCGGCCTCGAAGACAACCTCTTTCTAAAAAAAGGTGTCCTGGCCACTAACGGACAACTGGTAGACCATGCCGCCACGCTGATTGAGA containing:
- a CDS encoding TRAP transporter TatT component family protein; translated protein: MHTTPFSRLLIAAALGSALALAPLSVSAYEGEVFSLKNRWEHTVTEMPANERESTLKALASEAEQLASQHSDQADVLIWQGIILASYARERGGLGALGTAGDARDVLERAIELDPQGGNGSAYVTLGALYDRAPGRPLGFGNSDTAERMFQRALEIRPDGIDVNYYYAAFLQEEGNTQAAREHAQRAVEGTARESRQASDEALRRDAEKLLSEL
- the greB gene encoding transcription elongation factor GreB yields the protein MKGRNMTRWRDPAKDPRQEPKSNLITAEGAARLRAILDHLSRVKRPAISAKVGEAAAQGDRSENADYTYNKKELNRVIARIGYLTKRLDELQIVDRLPADTSKVFFGAYVSLEDQKGEHVHLRIVGHDEIDTKKRWISIDAPMAKALLGKEVDDDITVLTPNGETFYTITEIRYQGM
- a CDS encoding SIMPL domain-containing protein; translation: MSANVRTTAIVGSALLLGGLLALGLVWGGSYFKGAAEVWQQASRSVTVRGLAEREVAADMVLWPLNYTVNANSLSDLEQQLSSNEQLVRQFLESRGFDMGNVSVTPPRITDQFSNMYGGERPDERYRAEATLLLRTDNVSGVIEAVPQATALVRQGVLLSPSYEYRTEFLFTGLDAIKPDMIAEATADARNAAQQFAEDSGSGVGGIRQATQGYFSIEDLDSYTPHIKRIRVVTTVDYALEG
- a CDS encoding methyltransferase, translating into MSAQLPACQLLERFYGQSAHLWPVAPPADGWLQAHSTAMISGDVALREQWASSGKSAASPFDAPFVEQAGQVVLFWPKAHQLGIWWLTWLCNVLPENTPLDVVGEHQGGIKRVPKILSELGMRCDKLDNARRCSLFATRTIAMEPPVNAWQTFEALDLKLVSHPGVFGHGKVDEGTRLMLESIEASLSKKPLNVLDVGCGDGIISAWLAQRGHQVTAVDVSAFAVEACRRTLAANQLSGRVLESDVYSALENEQFDLIISNPPFHQEREITYGPSHRLISEAPPHLRAGGRLVIVANGFLPYPDHLQRVFQDFEVLADNRRFKVYRAAK
- a CDS encoding methyltransferase domain-containing protein, which translates into the protein MHSIPTSTSYELTQAGDRYFDGLVDKFSRSLYQAPRGELRLAMLDYLLPQMLHLTEQPVLDVGGGLGQLSGWFAERGHAVTMAEPSQDMLAHASAWHAERSAAGAWPVEQLRYLAAPLQLLPQQAPGPWPLITCHAVLEWLGEPEQAVQTLASLLAPGGQLSLMVFNRDALRFSNVVKGNLKKALSDQLEGKGKRQRLTPISPVTHDEMCQWAVNNGLVMEGVAGIRIFQDYLRHPSTEGSEQATLLALEKQYCRQDPHWRLGRYLLYTFTKPEADV
- a CDS encoding potassium channel family protein encodes the protein MIENLTTVNIVIGLLGISLIILGNYDAIKTTLSASRSGPFTNRFISQIWAVLLYFHQRRSNHKMLASTGPWMTVGLMVTWLVVILLGWWLLFSASPLAVVNAETKQPADAIERLYYAGYTITTLGYGDFVPSTNSWRIAPIAAAANGFFLFTLTITYMLNIVANVTEKRQIALTISALGETPWQILEATHDNGNFQSLSQQLQSLQASIGKLGQQHLAYPILHYYHATERSKSLALALTRLYQALIIAKVSCHDIDSTAKQQLTTSIKIIESFIATLDSAFITAVKELPELPKLDTYQQLSGIAASQSTLQKHLSSENQKVLAAYVHKDGWAWEDVWRT
- a CDS encoding amidase; the protein is MHPEDYQKYDATGLAELIRRREVSQSEVFDAAVAAIETLNPSLHAVVRTRFDKAKHECDQVLESAVFAGVPTLSKDLLMALAGEPLAFGSASLSAWCPKEDSLLIRRVREAGLVVMGQTATPELGLMGITEPKAFPHPYNPCRKGYSPGGSSGGAAAAVASGMVPIALAGDGGGSIRIPASYCGLFGFKPSRGRVPLAPAHGEVWQGAVIEHAITRSVRDSAALLEQINGMAPSGPYPVPRETGYVAALSSSAKPLRIAVSMGGFLSHGLGTQISADIKIAVEKSAKALTELGHEVEWCDPPVDGEALADSYLTLYLGHLAADLQWVSQQTGVPVHRLAIEPSTRAIGRLGAKLSARDYELAKRYWHTASEQMSRFHQRYDALVLPVAADTAPAIGELYPSAARERLMSLLAVPGVPSLALKAGMLKRLAVDALSRTPFTQLANLTGQPAMSVPFHVAANGLPVGVQVVGRLGEDKQLLQLAAAMEQHDDWQCQVRQTSSQAQPSL
- a CDS encoding BKACE family enzyme, with the protein product MNRNVILTCAVTGAGDTTGKNPHVPITPQQIANDCITAAKAGASVAHIHVRDPNTGGISHSLDHFREVMERVREANVDIVMNITAGGGGDWIPDLQDPTRGGPGTDIQTPAQRHEPVGELLPELCTLDCGSLNFGDMVYVNPADWLREHARLVQAAGVKPELECFDLGHVWFARQLQQEGLIDGDPLYQLCLGIPWGAEADTESMLAMRNKLPENAHWAAFGIGRHQMPMAAQAILLGGHARVGLEDNLFLKKGVLATNGQLVDHAATLIENLGGRIMTPAETRAHLSLRDPKTGTVSAGGGV